AGGTCGACGACGCCCTGATGCGCTTCACCGAATTCTTCCAGACCATCCCGAGCTTCGCGCTCGCGATCGTGCTGGTCGCGATCCTGCAGCCCTCGATCTATTCGATCGTGGCCTCGATCGCGGTGGTGAGCTGGCCACCAGTCGCCCGCCTCGTGCGCGGCGAAGTGCTGTCGTTGCGCACGCGCGAATATGTCCAGGCCGCAATCGTTACAGGCCAGAGCAACAGCTGGATCATCCTGCGCGAGATTCTGCCGAATGCGCTGTCGCCGGTGATCGTGCTGGCTTCGCTCATGGTGGCGACCGCGATCCTGCTGGAATCCTCGCTGGCGTTCCTCGGCCTTGGCGATCCCAACCTGATCTCCTGGGGCTACATGGTCGGCGCCGGCCGCACCGTGATCCGCCAGGCCTGGTGGATCACGGTGTTTCCCGGCGTCGCGATCCTGATCTCGGTGCTCGGCCTCAATCTGATCGGCGAAGGCCTCAATGACGCGCTCAATCCGCGCCTGTCGCGGGAGGGACGCTGATGATGACCGCCCCGCCCGCCGTCTCCATCAAGAACTTGCGCATCGCGCTGCCCAAGGGCGCCGAGCGTCCCTTCGCCGTCGACGGCGTTTCGCTCGACTTGCGGCCTGGCAAGATCGTCTGCGTCGTCGGCGAGTCCGGCTCTGGCAAGTCGATGTGCGCGCATGCGCTGATGGGCCTGTTGCCGGACACTGTCTCGGTCACATCAGGTGAGATCCAGTTCGAAGGCCGCGACCTGCTCAAGCTCGATGACGACGACTGGCGCGATCTGCGCGGCCGCCGGCTCGCGATGATCTTTCAGGAGCCGATGACCGCGCTCAATCCGTTGATGCGGATCGGCGACCAGATGGCGGAGATGTTCGAGGCCCACGGCCTGCTGACGCCAAAGGAGCGGCGCGCGAAGGCATTGTCGCTGGCGCGGGAGGTCGGCCTGCCGGACCCTGAAAGAATCGTGCGCGCCTATCCGCACCAGCTCTCCGGCGGCCAACGCCAGCGCGCCATGATCGCGATGGCGCTGGCGCTCGAGCCGGCCGTGCTGGTCGCGGACGAGCCGACCACCGCGCTCGACGTCACCACGCAGGCGCAAATCCTGAAGCTGATCCGCAACCTCCAGCGTAACCGCAACATGGCGGTGATGTTCATCACCCATGACTTTGGCGTCGTCGCCGACATCGCCGATCAAGTTGTGGTTCTCAGGCACGGCAAGATCGTCGAGGAAGGCCCCGCCGCGACCGTCTTCAACGAGCCGCAACACGACTACACCAAGGCGCTGCTCGCCGCCGTGCCGTCGATGGACCCGCCGGCGCGCGCGCCCCTCGACGACCAGGCACGGGCCGTCGAGGTGATCGGGCTGGACAAGACCTACGTCACCTCGGGCGGCTGGTTTCGCGAGGATCGCCGCGTCGATGCCGCGCGCGCCGTCAATTTCAACATCCTCAAGGGCGAGACGCTCGGCCTCGTTGGCGAATCCGGCTCCGGCAAATCGTCGGTCGCGCGGCTGGTGATGCGGCTGATCGAGGCCGACCGCGGCACGGTGCGGATCGGCGAGACCGACCTCACACAGCTCTCAGGCAAGGCGCTGCGCACCGAGCGCCATCGCATCCAGATGATCTTCCAGGATCCGTTCGCCTCGCTCAATCCGCGTCGCAAGATCGGCCACATCATCGCCGACGGCCCGATCGCGGCCGGCACCGATCCCAAGGTGGCGTTCGACCGCGCCCGCGATCTCCTCAAGATGGTCGGCTTGGATGCCGGCGCGCTCGAACGCTATCCGCACGAATTCTCCGGCGGCCAGCGCCAGCGCATCGGCATTGCGCGCGCGCTCGCGCTCGAGCCCGAGATCATCGTCGCGGACGAAGCCGTCTCCGCCCTCGACGTCTCCGTGCAGGCGCAAGTCTTGAAGCTGCTCGAAGATCTCAAGGCGCGCCTCGGCCTCTCGATGCTGTTCATCACCCACGACTTACGCGTCGCGGCTCAAATCTGCGACCGCATCGCGGTGATGCAACGCGGCGCCATCGTCGAGCTGAAGCCGACCGCGCAGCTCTTCGCCGCACCGGAGCATCCCTATACGCGCGAGCTGCTCGCGGCGGTGCCGGGACGGACGGAGCGTGCGCCGGCAGCGTAACGCCGCAAATCGCGACTATCGTTTGGCCGGAGGGTTCGTATTGTTCCAGTTGGGGACCGAGTTGGTCACACCGACGGACGGCTGGTTAGACGTTCCGACCGATGGCGCGGTGACCGTTCCGGTAGTTTGTCCCGAACTTCCGTATGTGCCCTGTTGTGCCGGCACGCCCGGGCTGAGCCGCGTGTTGCTTTGTGAGCCCGCCGACGTCTGGGCGCTTGCGGCGAGCGGCACCGCCGCCAATCCAAGTGTGAGAAGTGTGGCGATAGCGCGTCTTGTTCTTGTCATGACTGATCCTTTCGAACGCGTTCCCTTGATCGTTCAGGTCGAACCGCTCGTGCATTGAACGACTGTACAACTCCACGCCCGCGAAAATGTGCCGCGGCACGCCATCACGATGCCGGAAGCGGCTAATGCGGCGTGAGGCGGGACGTCGCTGAGGTATTACGTTCCGCTTAGGAACGGATCGGTCACGGGCTTTTTATCCCTTGTGACCGCCTGCACCGCTGCAAAGACGAACCCTGCATCCCATATCCCGATGGAATGATTTCCATCATCTGATGATGGATCGAGGATCATATTGGAGGCCGACATGGGCCAGGTTATTCAGTTTGTGTCAAAGTCTGAGCGCGAACGTCTTCGCCTCATCCAGGAAGCGCGCGCGATTTACGACAGCATCTTCCCGCCGGCTGATCCGGCCGGCGATCAGTCGAGCGGAGCCAATGCGCGCCAGAGCGACAGGGGCAACCTCGCATGATCAAGATCATCGCCGTGCTTTGCAGCCTCGCCTCTCCGACCAATTGTCACGAGCAGCTCGTGACCAGCTCGGACTTTGCGCAGGTCTCGGTGCAATCCTGCCTGATGGGCGCGCCGCAGCTCGCCGAATGGATGAACCAGCATCCGGCCGAACGGCTCGCCGCATGGCGCTGCGTGATCGGTCAACAGAACGGCCGGGGCATTTAAGCGCGCGGCCGCTTCCCCGAACGGTCCGGCCCGGCGGGCCGTCAGGGCTGATATAACCGACGATCTTTCGAGCCAGGAACGGCTCGAACACGGTGACGACAATCCATTGCCGGAGTAACCTCTCCTGCGCCATTGGCAGCAGGGGGAAATCGGATGGAGGTCGCCAGCCTCGTTCTTCCCGTATTCGCGATCATCGTCACCGGGTGGCTCGCCGGCGAGCTCGGCTATCTCTCGCGCTCGCTCGCCGATGCGCTGGTGCATTTCGCCTACAACGTGGCGATGCCGGCACTGCTGATCGTCACCATCGCCCAGGAGCCGGCGCGCAACCTGCTGGAATGGCGCTTCCTGCTCGCCTTCGGCGGCGGCTCCCTCGTCTGTTTCGCGCTGGTCTTCGTCGCTGTTCGCGGAAAGCATGATCTCGCCAGCAGCACGATCCATGGCATGGCGGCGGCGATGACCAATACCGGCTTCGTCGCGCTGCCGATCCTGCATGCGATCTACGGCCAGCCCGCCGTGCTGCCTGCCGCGGTGGCGACGGTGTTCGTGGCCGCCGTGATGTTTCCGATCACCGTCATCCTGCTGGAGCGGGACGCGCGCGGGCCTGCGCATTCCGCCGGCCTCGCAAGGCAGATCCTGCTCAATCCGATGGTGCTGTCGACCCTCATCGGGCTCGTCTGGTCGATCACGGGCTTGCCGATTCCAGCAGCCGTTGCGGCCTATCTGAACATGATCGCGGCCGCGCTCACACCGTGCGCGCTGTTTGCCATCGGCCTCGGCCTGTCGGTCGAAGGCCTTCGCTCGAACCTGAAGGCATCGTTCGCACTCGCCGCCGTCAAGCTGGTGATCATGCCGCTGCTCGTCTACGGGCTTTGCGTGATGCTGGGCCTCAACCCGCTCTACACGGTCGCCGCCGTCATCTGCGCGGCCGTGCCCACGGCCAAGACCGTGTATGTGCTGGCGCACGAGCACAAGGTCGAGGAGAGGCTGGTTGCGGCCACGGTCTCGGTCACGACGATGCTGTCGGTCGGAACGTTGCTGGTCGCGCTCTACCTGCTCTCGGGCCTCGCGACGGGACCGCGCTGATCCAGATCGGCCCTATCGGGTGGTGTTGCTCCAGGTCGGCACCGAATTGGTCACGCCGACCGACGGCCAGTTGTACGTTCCGATCGACGGCGCAGTGACCGTACCGACCGTCTGTCCGGACGAGCCGTAAGACGTCCCGGGCTGCGCGACCGGCGCGCCGACGCCACGATAGGTCGGGGCCACCATGCTGGTGCTGTAGTGCCGGCTGGACCGGTGCTTCTTCGCTTCAGCCGCATAGGGCGCGGCAAGCAGTCCGGTCGTGATGAGCGCGGCAATGGCGAGTTTCATGCTGGTCATGGTTGATCCCTCGGTCGGTGGGAGCCCCTTGTGCCATGTGTTCATTCGCCGGCGGATGTCCATAGGCACGCGTTCATAACTCCGTGCGCGGGCGAATGCGCCGGACCGCGGCTGGCGCCGAGGTCGATGCCGAATGTCTTGGTTAGGCCGATCTGCCCGGCCGGCGTGATGCGCACGATCCGGCTGTCGCGGTCCCGCCTCAGCCAGCCGCGCTCGAGGCAGCAACGGTGGATCTCCGCACCGATGTGACCGGCAATGTGATAGCGACGCTCGCTCCAGTCGAGACAAGGCCGGCAGAAGATGCGCCGGCTCCCGGATTTCAGGGCCGGCGCCGCGCCGAACGCGGCGAGGAAGTCCGTCCCTGAAGCCGTCACCTCGCCGCCGTCATCGGTCAGGACGACGTGCCCTTTGGCGATGAGCGCGTCGGCGATGGCGACCCCGAGATAACCGGCCAGATGGTCATAGCAGGTGCGCGCGAAGCGAAGCCTGTCGTCGGTGAGCGAGCGTGGCTGGTCGCGCTGCGGAAGCTCGATGGCCGCGACCGCCTTGATACCCTCCAGCATTCTGGCAACGAGCGGCGAGGCGATGCGGTAGTAGCGGTTGCGGCGCTTCTGCGTCACGGCGAGCAGCCGAGCGCCGACCAGCTTGCCGAGATGTCCGCTGGCCGTCGATCGCGATATCCGCGCGCGCGAGGCGAGTTCGCTTGCGGTCAGCGCCTGCCCGCCCATCAGCGCCGCGAGCATCGTGGCCCGCGCGGTGTCGCCGACCAGCGCTGCCACCTCGACCATGTTTGCCGCTGCGACCATGGCGAGACGGTATCGCGGCGGCCCTCGCGCGACAACGGCAATGGTTTGGCGGCGGCCGAACCATTTGGCACTGCGCACACACTACGGTGGCCGTCTGCAATCCGGGAGAAGCCATATGAAGAGAATTCGCGTGGAGCCGATATCGAGCTATCTGGAGCGCCGCCGCAAAGGCCCGATCTACCCGGTCGTCGTCGCCGGAGGCCTGGTCTATCTGTCCGGCCTGCCGCCGTTCGACCCTGACACGGGCGAGGTCAGGCTGCTGCCGTTCGCGCGGCAGGCCGAGATCGTGCTCGACCAGATGCAGCGCTGCCTGGAAGCGGCGGGGTCATCGCTGGCCGAGGTGATCAAGTGCAATGTCTACTGCACGCCCGATCCGGCGCATTTCGCCGCGTTCAACGAGGTCTACGCCCGTTACTTCCAGGACCATTCGCCTGCACGCATCTTCGTTCACGTGCCGTCGTGGCCAGGGCCGTTCGACGTCGAGGTCGATTGCATCGCCCTGGCAGGGCGCGATGGATGAGATTGTCGCGGACAGCCGCCTTCGGATGGACCCGAATCAGCGCTAGTGCATTGCCTTCAGTGATGTCCCTGGACGAAAAGCAGCATGACCGGCGCCGAACTGAAGCAGCTCCGCAACGACCTCTCCGATGCCCTCGGACGGAAGCTCACCGCGGCCGATATGGCAAAGCTTTGCGGATTGCCGGAGAAGGGCGGCGCCGACACCATCCGGCGCTGGGAGGTGAGCGGGCCGTCGCCGTCTGCGACCAAGGTGCTCCGCGTGCTCGCGATGGCCAGCGAGCGCTATCCGATCATGGAGAAGTTCGACATCTTCGATCGTCACGACGTGCGCGAGGAAGACCGGCCGGCCAGGCGCGCCGCGTTCCGCGAGCAGATGCGCGACGAAGCGCGGCGGCGTCTTGGTTAACGAAAGCCGTGCGAAGGTTGCTCGATCGGCTGTGAATTAAGCCTTCCTTCAGCATTTCTTAAGCCGCCATTAAGCACGAAGATCATTTGCAGCCCAATACGTTAGGTTGGGTGCCGCTGTGCCACGGATGTGACAGCATTTTCGACAAAAGCGAGCTATCTGCAAAACCAACGCGGCGCGGACAGCGCGCCTGCTGGGGACCTTTAGTGTTGGAGTTTGGACTATGAAGAAGATTCTGATTGCGACCGTCGCGCTGCTCGTGGCGGGCGCTGCCGCGCCGGCGCTCGGCGCCGATCTCGGTAACCGCAACTACTACAAGGCGCCAGCCCCGGCCTATGCCGCACCGATCTACAACTGGACCGGTTTCTATATCGGCGGCCATGTCGGCGGCGCGTTCTCCAGCGACAACAATTTCAACGGCCTCTCCACCGGCAACAACGGCAACGGCCGTTTCCTCGGCGGCGTGCAGGTCGGCGCGGACTGGCAGTTCAATCCGAACTTCGTGGTCGGCGTCGAAGGCCAGTATTCCTGGCTCTCCGGCAGCGTCGGCGCGGTGTTTCCGGGCGGTATCGCCTACACCAACGACCAGCGCGGCCTCGGCTCGCTCACCGGCCGCGTCGGCTACACCTGGGGTCCGGGTCTCGTCTATGTGAAGGGCGGCTACGCCTATTCCAACAACAACGAGAAGGTGACCGTCGGCGGCATGCCGACCGCCTTCGTCATCGATGGCGATCACAAGAACGGCTACACCGTTGGCGCGGGCATCGAGTACATGTTCGCCCCGAACTGGTCGGCCAAGGCCGAGTACCAGTACTACAATTTCGGCGATGCGCACTTCACCGGGGGCCCGCTGGCGGGCACCGGCAACTTCACCACCGACGACCACACCGTCAAGGCGGGCGTCAACTACCGCTTCAATTGGGCGAGCCCGGCCGTCGCGCGCTATTGATCGGTTAGCAAAGTCTTATCCCGACCAAGGGCTGGCGTTCGCGCCGGCCCTTCTTTTTTCGCTCTGCGGAACCAATGCAAGCAATTGCACCAATTGCGATTTTTTAACCGGCCCCGCGGATACTGCCCGCCACAAAACAGAAGCAAGAGCGTGGGGGAATTTTCGATGGCGATCCGTCTGGGCGTTGGCCGTTTGCTCGGTCGATTCAAGCCTCGCGTCAAAATGCCGAAATGGGGCGTGCGCGGCAGCCTGTTCGCGGCCTTCGGCGTGATCGCAGGCATGGGCCTCGTGATTGCAGCCGGCGCCGGCCTCGCGCTGCAGAATCTCGGCGGACGCATGACCGAGCTGAGCGGGCGGGACATTCCGCGCCTTGCCGCCAGCCTGCAATTGTCGGCCCTGAGCGCGAGCCTTGCGGCACAGGGACCGGCCCTGCTTGCAGCTCAAAGCGAGGAAGCGCTCAACGAGCGCACCAAGAAGCTCAAGGAATTGCAGGAGCAGACGCAGCAGAAGCTCAACGAGATCATCGAGCTCGGCGGCGACAAGTCCGTCGTCACCGGACTCAGCGAGACGATGAAGAGCATCAACGAGGCGGCCCAGAGCCTGGCCAAGGCCGCCCGCGAACGGCTGGACATCGCGGCGCTCCATGACAAGCAATACGACGCGCTGCGCAACGCGCAGGGCGCGTTCGTCGGCGCGGCCAGTCCGGCGATGCTGGAGGCGCAGACCCGCGTCAACGCCATTCTCGGCTCGGCAAACCTGTCGGCCGAAGATGCCACCGAAGCGGCACAGACCGTCGGCCAGCTCGGCAACGTCGTCGCCAGCGGCAATCTCGCGGCCGCCGACATGAGCGCCGCGCTGTCGGCGAGCACGAGCGACAAGCTCGACGACATCCAGAAGGAATTCAAGACGGCCCAAGGACGCCTGCGGTCGAACCTCGATCTGCTGCCGGACAATGAGGGCAACAAGATGCTGCGCGCGACAGCGGAAAAGCTGCTCGCGCTCGGCACCGGCAAGACCGGCGTGTTCAATCTGCGCGAGAAGGAGCTCGACTCCATCGACTACGGCCAGACCATCCTGGACGAGACGCGCAAGCTCAATGTGGGCCTCGGCATCAGCGTGCAGCAGCTCGTCGACGGCGTGCAGAAGGAGACCAACGCCTCGACCTTCCAGGCGCGGCAGGAGACTTCGCTCGCGACCTCGGTCATGCTGGCCCTAGGCGCGCTGATGCTGGTCGGCTCCGCGCTGTTCGTCTGGCTCTATGTCGGCCGCAACATTCTCCGCCGCATCCGCGAGCTTCAGCGCGCCATGCAACTGCTCTCGGCCGGCGACCTCGACACCGAGATCGTCCGCTCCCGGCAGAATGACGAGATCGGCGCGATGAAGGAAACGCTGACGGTGTTCCGCGCCAGCATGATCGAAGCCCGCGCGTTGGCGAGCGAGCAAGACAAGGATCGCGTCGCCAAGGCCGAACGCGCCGCCCATGTGGAAGCCAGGATCGCGGAATTCGAGGGCACGGTGCGAACCGCGCTCGACAATCTGGCGCAATCGGCCAATTCGATGCAGTCGACCGCACAGAGCATGTCGAATACCGCCGATCAGTCCAACGCGCTGGTGAACGCGGTCGCTTCCGCCGCGGAAGAGACCTCGGTCAACGTGCAGACCGTGTCATCGGGCACCGAGCAGCTGTCGTCCTCGATCGAGGAGATCAGCAAGCAGGTCGTCACCTCCGCCGCGATCGCCAAGAAGGCCGTCGATGAGGCCGGTGCCACCGACACCACGGTGCAGAGCCTTGCCGACAGCGCAAGCCGCATCAGCGTCGTCGTCGACCTGATCCAGACCATCGCCTCGCAGACCAATCTGCTCGCACTCAACGCCACCATCGAAGCGGCGCGCGCGGGCGAGGCCGGCCGCGGCTTCGCGGTGGTCGCCTCCGAGGTGAAGAGCCTCGCGAGCCAGACCGCCAAGGCAACGGAAGAAATCCGCACCCAGATCGCCAGCATGCAGCAGGTCACGACCTCCGCGGTCGGTGCGATCCAGGGCATCGGCCGGATCATCGGCGAGATCAACGACGTCACCACCACGATCGCGGCCGCAGTCGAGGAACAGGGCGCGGCCACCCGCGAGATCGCGCGCAACATCCAGCATGCTGCGGGGGGCACCAGCGAGGTCTCCAGCAACATCGTCGGCGTCTCCACCGCCTCGGCCGAGGCTGGCGCGGCAGCAGGCGAGGTGTTGAGTGCGTCGGACGCGCTCCGCCGCGAGGCCGACATGCTGCGCGGAGAGATCGACGCGTTCCTCAACAATATGCGGGCGGCCTGATTGTCATTCCGGGACGGCGCGTCGCGCCGAACCCGGAAGCTCGCGCGACAACCTCCAGATTTGCGGGTTCGCGCTCACGCGCGCCCCGGAATGACTGCGTTTTTGGCAGGCTTCAACCGGCACACGGAAATACACCGTCCGGTATGACCGCCATGCGGAGACCACGGCCCAGCCTTTTTCGGCTGGCGCCTCGCCCGCGCTGGGTTTAAGCCGGTAGCATGAACGCGAAAATCGACACTGTGCAGTCCTCGGCCGAGGCCTTGCGCTATCCCTGGGACCAGCATCCCGGCCACGAAGAGGTCGTCGAGGTGCGCCCCGGCGTGCTATGGGCGCGGCTGAAGCTGCCGTTCCGCCTCAACCACGTGAACATCTATCTACTCGCCGATGGCGACGGCTATGCGATGGTCGATGCCGGCTTCGGCAATGAGGAGACGATCGAGGCCTGGACCAGGCTGTTCGACGGGCCGCTGAAGGGCGTCAACATCACGCGCCTGATCGTGACGCATTCGCATCCCGATCATGTCGGGCTCGCGGGCTGGATCGTGGAGCGCTTCGGCTGCCCGCTGATGATGTCGCAGGTCGAATATCTGCAATCGGTCTATCATCAGAACCGCGGCACCGAAGAGGGGCGCAACGCGCAGCGCCTGTTCTTCCGTCGTCACGGCATGGACGAATCGCTCACCGAAAAGCTGCTCGGCCGCGGCCAGGATTATCTCAAGCAGGTGTCGGTGCTGCCGCCGTCCTACCGCCGCATCTCGCATGGCGACGAGATCGTGATCGGCACGCGCCGCTTCAAGGTGATCACCGGCGGCGGCCACGCGCTCGATCAGGTGATGTTGTATTGCGCCGACGACAAGCTGTTCCTCTCCGCCGACCAGGTGCTGAGCAAGATCTCGCCCAATGTCAGCGTGTGGGCGGTCGAGCCCGACCAGAACTCGCTCGGCGAATATCTGGCTTCGCTCGCGAGCCTCACCACCACCCTGCCCTATGACTTGCTGGTGCTGCCCGGCCATGGCGTGCCGTTCTACGGCCTCAAGACGCGCATCAAGCAGCTCGCCGACCATCACGAGGAACGCTGCCGCCTGATCGCGGAGGCCTGCCGCGAGGTGCCGCAGACCT
The genomic region above belongs to Bradyrhizobium arachidis and contains:
- a CDS encoding ABC transporter permease, giving the protein MKQFWKSMLRSPSGVIGLVILLFAISVAVFGPMLFPNSPWRMVQRPFLPPFTLSTVPLGTDALGRDVFAGMIFGARVSLLVGLVSTLVALVVGVPIGAMAGYFGGKVDDALMRFTEFFQTIPSFALAIVLVAILQPSIYSIVASIAVVSWPPVARLVRGEVLSLRTREYVQAAIVTGQSNSWIILREILPNALSPVIVLASLMVATAILLESSLAFLGLGDPNLISWGYMVGAGRTVIRQAWWITVFPGVAILISVLGLNLIGEGLNDALNPRLSREGR
- a CDS encoding ABC transporter ATP-binding protein; the protein is MTAPPAVSIKNLRIALPKGAERPFAVDGVSLDLRPGKIVCVVGESGSGKSMCAHALMGLLPDTVSVTSGEIQFEGRDLLKLDDDDWRDLRGRRLAMIFQEPMTALNPLMRIGDQMAEMFEAHGLLTPKERRAKALSLAREVGLPDPERIVRAYPHQLSGGQRQRAMIAMALALEPAVLVADEPTTALDVTTQAQILKLIRNLQRNRNMAVMFITHDFGVVADIADQVVVLRHGKIVEEGPAATVFNEPQHDYTKALLAAVPSMDPPARAPLDDQARAVEVIGLDKTYVTSGGWFREDRRVDAARAVNFNILKGETLGLVGESGSGKSSVARLVMRLIEADRGTVRIGETDLTQLSGKALRTERHRIQMIFQDPFASLNPRRKIGHIIADGPIAAGTDPKVAFDRARDLLKMVGLDAGALERYPHEFSGGQRQRIGIARALALEPEIIVADEAVSALDVSVQAQVLKLLEDLKARLGLSMLFITHDLRVAAQICDRIAVMQRGAIVELKPTAQLFAAPEHPYTRELLAAVPGRTERAPAA
- a CDS encoding AEC family transporter, which translates into the protein MEVASLVLPVFAIIVTGWLAGELGYLSRSLADALVHFAYNVAMPALLIVTIAQEPARNLLEWRFLLAFGGGSLVCFALVFVAVRGKHDLASSTIHGMAAAMTNTGFVALPILHAIYGQPAVLPAAVATVFVAAVMFPITVILLERDARGPAHSAGLARQILLNPMVLSTLIGLVWSITGLPIPAAVAAYLNMIAAALTPCALFAIGLGLSVEGLRSNLKASFALAAVKLVIMPLLVYGLCVMLGLNPLYTVAAVICAAVPTAKTVYVLAHEHKVEERLVAATVSVTTMLSVGTLLVALYLLSGLATGPR
- a CDS encoding ArsR/SmtB family transcription factor; this encodes MVAAANMVEVAALVGDTARATMLAALMGGQALTASELASRARISRSTASGHLGKLVGARLLAVTQKRRNRYYRIASPLVARMLEGIKAVAAIELPQRDQPRSLTDDRLRFARTCYDHLAGYLGVAIADALIAKGHVVLTDDGGEVTASGTDFLAAFGAAPALKSGSRRIFCRPCLDWSERRYHIAGHIGAEIHRCCLERGWLRRDRDSRIVRITPAGQIGLTKTFGIDLGASRGPAHSPAHGVMNACLWTSAGE
- a CDS encoding RidA family protein, which codes for MKRIRVEPISSYLERRRKGPIYPVVVAGGLVYLSGLPPFDPDTGEVRLLPFARQAEIVLDQMQRCLEAAGSSLAEVIKCNVYCTPDPAHFAAFNEVYARYFQDHSPARIFVHVPSWPGPFDVEVDCIALAGRDG
- a CDS encoding outer membrane protein, producing the protein MKKILIATVALLVAGAAAPALGADLGNRNYYKAPAPAYAAPIYNWTGFYIGGHVGGAFSSDNNFNGLSTGNNGNGRFLGGVQVGADWQFNPNFVVGVEGQYSWLSGSVGAVFPGGIAYTNDQRGLGSLTGRVGYTWGPGLVYVKGGYAYSNNNEKVTVGGMPTAFVIDGDHKNGYTVGAGIEYMFAPNWSAKAEYQYYNFGDAHFTGGPLAGTGNFTTDDHTVKAGVNYRFNWASPAVARY
- a CDS encoding methyl-accepting chemotaxis protein, which produces MAIRLGVGRLLGRFKPRVKMPKWGVRGSLFAAFGVIAGMGLVIAAGAGLALQNLGGRMTELSGRDIPRLAASLQLSALSASLAAQGPALLAAQSEEALNERTKKLKELQEQTQQKLNEIIELGGDKSVVTGLSETMKSINEAAQSLAKAARERLDIAALHDKQYDALRNAQGAFVGAASPAMLEAQTRVNAILGSANLSAEDATEAAQTVGQLGNVVASGNLAAADMSAALSASTSDKLDDIQKEFKTAQGRLRSNLDLLPDNEGNKMLRATAEKLLALGTGKTGVFNLREKELDSIDYGQTILDETRKLNVGLGISVQQLVDGVQKETNASTFQARQETSLATSVMLALGALMLVGSALFVWLYVGRNILRRIRELQRAMQLLSAGDLDTEIVRSRQNDEIGAMKETLTVFRASMIEARALASEQDKDRVAKAERAAHVEARIAEFEGTVRTALDNLAQSANSMQSTAQSMSNTADQSNALVNAVASAAEETSVNVQTVSSGTEQLSSSIEEISKQVVTSAAIAKKAVDEAGATDTTVQSLADSASRISVVVDLIQTIASQTNLLALNATIEAARAGEAGRGFAVVASEVKSLASQTAKATEEIRTQIASMQQVTTSAVGAIQGIGRIIGEINDVTTTIAAAVEEQGAATREIARNIQHAAGGTSEVSSNIVGVSTASAEAGAAAGEVLSASDALRREADMLRGEIDAFLNNMRAA
- a CDS encoding MBL fold metallo-hydrolase, yielding MNAKIDTVQSSAEALRYPWDQHPGHEEVVEVRPGVLWARLKLPFRLNHVNIYLLADGDGYAMVDAGFGNEETIEAWTRLFDGPLKGVNITRLIVTHSHPDHVGLAGWIVERFGCPLMMSQVEYLQSVYHQNRGTEEGRNAQRLFFRRHGMDESLTEKLLGRGQDYLKQVSVLPPSYRRISHGDEIVIGTRRFKVITGGGHALDQVMLYCADDKLFLSADQVLSKISPNVSVWAVEPDQNSLGEYLASLASLTTTLPYDLLVLPGHGVPFYGLKTRIKQLADHHEERCRLIAEACREVPQTSRALVPVVFNKHVLDEHQMGFAAGELVAHVNYMIVEGRLTAETKDGVLQFRTT